Proteins from a single region of Candidatus Bathyarchaeota archaeon:
- a CDS encoding 4Fe-4S binding protein, translating to MSWENSPALVLPIYAIIVVVGIVIILKLTKDKTKRFSSLRLFIQAVAVVAIFMGLILGPFNLPLWQPLGITPRERLIGADLLGTQLPDGIPLPILACYYPNGRTVTCTLWQLQAYIFPFWNYPRGYEVFYTTTGLEKIAIVIGLTIVAAIILGRAFCGWLCPFGLYQDVLTRIRKAARKRHLNFSEKTNVKLGQSRYIIIAVFLILSVIFGSYSIFGTELIPGTKPGGPEGTEAGIVGWINEPFCLVCPMRPLCVLAQCGVGAMNYDYVSQITYGPFWIAGGYVSSINITILIIITILALAYRRVWCRICPLGALTALFSTFPPFKQIALTKLQKNEEKCTKCGICKRVCPTQATDVYEKKGGDVTESRCILCARCVEICPYDDTLKMTFANKTIVKSRNWLPENKTANIQTD from the coding sequence ATGTCTTGGGAAAACTCTCCCGCTTTAGTGTTACCGATTTATGCAATAATAGTGGTAGTCGGCATCGTTATTATACTTAAACTAACAAAAGATAAGACGAAACGGTTTAGCTCACTTAGGCTCTTTATCCAAGCAGTCGCTGTTGTTGCAATATTTATGGGACTTATACTTGGGCCCTTCAACTTGCCTCTGTGGCAACCTTTAGGCATTACGCCCAGAGAGCGCTTAATCGGCGCTGACCTTTTAGGTACGCAACTGCCTGACGGAATCCCTTTGCCAATTTTAGCATGCTACTACCCTAACGGACGAACCGTCACCTGCACGCTCTGGCAACTGCAAGCCTACATCTTCCCATTCTGGAACTACCCAAGAGGCTATGAGGTCTTCTACACCACAACAGGCTTAGAAAAAATAGCCATAGTTATAGGCTTAACAATCGTTGCTGCGATAATTTTAGGCAGAGCGTTCTGCGGTTGGCTATGCCCTTTTGGGCTCTATCAAGACGTCTTGACAAGAATACGCAAAGCAGCTAGAAAGCGGCATCTGAACTTTTCTGAAAAAACAAACGTCAAGCTGGGGCAGTCACGGTACATCATAATCGCCGTTTTTCTAATTCTAAGCGTCATTTTCGGTTCTTACTCCATCTTCGGCACCGAACTTATTCCTGGTACAAAACCAGGCGGACCAGAAGGAACAGAAGCAGGCATTGTTGGGTGGATTAACGAGCCGTTCTGTCTAGTTTGCCCCATGAGACCGCTATGTGTATTGGCACAATGCGGTGTCGGCGCGATGAATTATGATTACGTTTCACAAATAACGTATGGACCGTTCTGGATAGCAGGCGGTTACGTCTCATCGATAAACATCACCATCCTTATCATAATCACAATTTTAGCGTTAGCATACCGAAGGGTTTGGTGCAGAATCTGCCCTTTAGGAGCACTAACAGCGCTGTTTAGTACTTTTCCTCCATTCAAACAAATCGCCCTTACCAAACTACAGAAAAATGAAGAAAAATGCACAAAATGCGGTATCTGCAAGCGTGTTTGCCCAACCCAAGCGACGGACGTGTACGAAAAGAAAGGCGGTGACGTTACAGAATCAAGATGTATCCTGTGCGCTCGATGCGTCGAAATTTGCCCTTACGACGATACCCTCAAAATGACGTTTGCAAACAAAACCATAGTTAAATCAAGAAACTGGTTGCCTGAAAACAAAACTGCAAACATCCAAACAGACTAA
- a CDS encoding DUF3320 domain-containing protein: MTETLASSAMKRVEDWKSRLIDLSKRNNLLYFRKTKRGNLPITQPDQQKIFTALVVRKNRLEFFIPLQEPKSEKTNEKENGKNKNKTKTKPKTAKPQVTSAITQEPKRPTANQLVCGKIPCSDLENTLKSLQRRSLLDYRERGVRILHAAFGTLNWVDLETKENVQSPLILVPLELTRETIRQPYTIAVPPVEDEAVLNPALQVKLKNDYKIDLPALPEEWENQSLDDYFNSVEQAVSEMGWKVEPSVDLGLFSFQKLVIYKDLESNAALVTQHPIIKAIAGVRDEKLILDNLPDEKDVDKIQLPAKTYQVLDADSSQRVSIEYALRGQSFVMKGPPGTGKSQTIANIIAECIANGKSVLFVSDKMAALEVVYKRLSEVGLAHFCLELHSSKANKQEVVAELKRSLDENLVPRKLPSPHEFDRLIEYREALNGYVTALHEKHQYLQRSAYEVLSIISSLERVPFVPVGLTEIGTLTPQKMRELEELTMQLSKVWQVIEEPDFPWLGYHADKYNLEIRSELLTTLENISATLRALEQETEEFAAVLGVFPPETFARIQWLIETSNLLHESPKPEVYWLTNPDLEKLITEAKAYNEMSIWIKETRANLMQRYHPTLFELALTRSTEMKHALAALSKMLPAVNIEESEFLKKRETFLAFIKNTQVAAKKWNETAQALAPLLGLDGTDLTVTQLKQLSRIALLCFADDKPEPQWFDAKYLEQVQETVEKAKLQYQEYNLLKSRLEETYSDGIYELDLDELITRYSGPYQSGLKIFNSTYRKDQKQIAKITNDGKVPKAILNDLIDARRVKKLQAKIEASAETVRSLLGHYYHKTRTDFKGAEKAIELTKEVRNLSWATQIPETLLKILTTPTNPSPMIKNLGQELQASIEKWEQQIKDIEFLLPAKLSKADAAVTQTPISVLDEWVTETEKHLNHLCALTKETLATSKQEPENYKQLLDDLKNAEDMQKKEAKIIGEKAQLQEKFGSRFQSLETNWQDILTVLEWCRKVQGVFGDIPVPEAFASIAAKGPTAAPSNEELSKKRDIALTVLADFGKRFESEMKYQNQLLKDLEIQVISERIQAFRDRVDDLQVWIDFKDIKNRFALRGLDQFFNRLVEQKIPATDLVPVFRRGVYQEWINNLYNEDPKLGRFRRENHEQLIADFRKLDQELIRLTSSMVIEAANSRKPQDILIQAADTEANILSKEAAKKRRLMPIRTLMQKIPNLLVKLKPCLLMSPISVSQFLPPDAKFDLVLFDEASQLVPEDAIGAIYRGKAVVVAGDNRQLPPTSFFQKNLLDDVDWDELSDEDVEVFDSILDECLGIGLPVKTLRWHYRSKHEGLIAFSNHRFYDDTLITFPAATAQHDSLGVKLVYVPDGIYDRGGKRDNPREAEKVADLVFEHFKNYPKKTLGVVTFSIAQMNAVEEAIDRRLKEEPEFEQFFKEDRLEGFFVKNLENVQGDERDVIFFSVGYGYDENGKITMNFGPLNKPGGERRLNVAVTRAREKVLLITSIKGSDIDPDAQALGVQTLRTYLDYAEQGPETYSAKRKDGEFDSMLDEDIAAEIKKMGYDIVPQVGCSGYKIDIGVVDPVNRGSFLLGVECDGETYRSINSARDRDRLREQVLRQLGWRIHRVWSPAWVARRDSEIRRLKEALEQAQKQQIEKFSQIPIVDKGSAPSVDVQKIQFAGIEKIGVPYKVHPLKATYSPYIKVTTAKSTYDSKQKNQFHFPENRANQTKLLYELIQNEGPVHFDYAVERLAATWGIKQVTPKIAHAVKEALNNLIREQKVVIKGRFLWPPQLKETPIRVPIQGVPESKRKAQYIPPEEIEATMKIIAQYALGISDDSLINETAKVFGINHSGSEAKEVFSEVLKRLIRERKLVCKDDGVITAA; encoded by the coding sequence ATGACCGAAACTCTTGCTTCCTCAGCTATGAAACGTGTCGAAGATTGGAAATCCCGACTAATCGACCTATCAAAACGAAACAACCTCCTCTACTTCCGCAAAACAAAACGCGGCAACCTCCCAATCACACAACCAGACCAACAAAAAATCTTCACAGCCCTTGTGGTAAGAAAGAACCGCCTAGAATTTTTTATTCCACTCCAAGAACCCAAATCTGAAAAGACAAACGAAAAAGAAAACGGCAAAAACAAGAACAAAACAAAAACTAAACCCAAAACAGCAAAACCTCAAGTCACCTCAGCCATCACACAAGAACCCAAACGCCCCACAGCAAACCAACTCGTCTGCGGCAAAATACCCTGTAGCGACCTTGAAAACACCCTCAAAAGTCTCCAGCGACGCTCACTCCTTGATTACCGTGAACGAGGCGTCCGTATCCTGCATGCGGCATTCGGCACTTTAAACTGGGTAGACCTTGAAACCAAAGAAAACGTCCAATCGCCACTGATTCTTGTGCCGTTAGAGTTAACGCGAGAAACAATCCGCCAACCCTACACCATTGCAGTCCCGCCAGTAGAAGATGAAGCGGTGCTAAACCCTGCTTTGCAAGTAAAATTGAAAAATGATTACAAAATTGATTTACCAGCCCTACCTGAAGAATGGGAAAATCAAAGTTTAGATGATTACTTTAACTCGGTGGAACAGGCAGTTTCTGAAATGGGCTGGAAAGTCGAGCCATCTGTTGATCTGGGACTTTTCTCTTTCCAAAAACTCGTCATATACAAAGACCTTGAATCTAACGCTGCCTTGGTTACTCAGCACCCAATCATCAAAGCAATCGCTGGTGTTAGAGACGAGAAACTAATCTTAGATAACTTACCAGACGAAAAAGATGTGGACAAAATTCAGCTACCCGCAAAAACCTACCAAGTCCTCGACGCCGACAGCAGCCAACGAGTCTCAATAGAATACGCCCTGCGAGGACAAAGCTTCGTCATGAAAGGACCACCTGGCACTGGCAAAAGCCAAACCATCGCCAACATCATCGCTGAATGCATCGCCAACGGCAAGAGCGTACTCTTTGTAAGCGACAAAATGGCTGCACTAGAAGTGGTATACAAACGCTTAAGTGAGGTGGGATTAGCTCATTTCTGCCTTGAACTCCACAGTAGCAAGGCTAACAAGCAAGAGGTCGTGGCGGAACTTAAACGTAGCTTAGATGAAAACTTGGTTCCACGCAAACTTCCTTCACCTCACGAATTTGACAGGTTAATTGAGTATCGTGAAGCCTTAAACGGCTATGTCACGGCACTCCACGAGAAGCACCAGTACCTGCAGAGGAGCGCTTATGAGGTTTTGAGCATAATTTCCAGTTTGGAGCGGGTACCCTTCGTTCCAGTTGGCTTAACAGAAATAGGAACGCTGACACCTCAAAAAATGCGCGAACTCGAAGAACTAACCATGCAACTGAGCAAGGTTTGGCAAGTAATCGAGGAACCAGACTTTCCATGGCTCGGATACCACGCTGACAAATACAACCTTGAAATCCGCTCCGAACTCCTCACAACACTCGAAAACATTAGCGCAACATTGAGAGCGCTGGAACAGGAAACTGAAGAGTTTGCCGCAGTTTTGGGCGTGTTTCCACCTGAAACTTTTGCTAGAATACAGTGGCTCATTGAAACAAGCAACCTGCTCCATGAGAGCCCCAAACCAGAAGTTTACTGGCTAACGAACCCAGACCTTGAGAAACTGATAACTGAAGCCAAAGCCTACAACGAGATGAGCATTTGGATAAAAGAAACACGCGCCAACCTGATGCAACGCTATCACCCTACCCTCTTTGAGTTGGCTCTAACAAGGTCAACGGAAATGAAGCATGCACTTGCAGCGTTAAGCAAGATGCTTCCAGCAGTCAACATTGAAGAGAGCGAATTCTTAAAGAAGCGAGAGACCTTTTTAGCATTCATAAAAAACACACAAGTCGCCGCAAAGAAATGGAATGAAACAGCGCAAGCTCTCGCGCCACTGCTTGGATTAGACGGAACGGACTTAACGGTTACACAGTTAAAACAGTTATCCCGCATCGCACTATTGTGTTTTGCTGATGATAAACCTGAACCCCAATGGTTCGACGCAAAATATCTAGAACAAGTCCAAGAAACAGTAGAGAAAGCAAAACTGCAATATCAAGAGTACAACTTGCTCAAAAGCAGATTAGAAGAAACTTACAGCGACGGCATCTATGAATTAGACCTCGACGAACTCATAACACGATACAGTGGACCCTACCAGAGTGGGCTTAAAATTTTCAACTCAACCTACCGTAAAGACCAAAAACAAATTGCAAAGATAACAAATGACGGTAAAGTTCCAAAAGCAATACTGAACGATTTAATTGATGCACGAAGAGTCAAAAAACTGCAGGCAAAAATTGAGGCTTCAGCTGAAACCGTCCGCTCGTTACTTGGTCACTATTATCACAAAACCCGAACAGACTTCAAAGGCGCCGAAAAAGCCATAGAGTTAACAAAAGAAGTCAGAAACCTGTCATGGGCAACGCAGATACCTGAAACCTTACTTAAGATACTAACCACACCCACAAATCCTTCACCGATGATCAAGAATCTAGGTCAAGAGCTACAGGCATCTATTGAGAAGTGGGAACAGCAAATCAAAGACATAGAATTCCTCTTACCAGCGAAACTGTCAAAAGCAGATGCCGCTGTTACTCAGACGCCCATATCAGTGCTGGATGAATGGGTGACGGAAACAGAAAAGCACCTCAATCACCTATGCGCTCTAACTAAAGAAACGCTAGCGACAAGCAAACAAGAACCCGAAAACTACAAGCAACTTTTAGATGACCTCAAGAACGCTGAAGACATGCAAAAGAAAGAAGCAAAAATCATAGGTGAAAAAGCTCAACTGCAAGAAAAATTCGGTAGCCGCTTCCAAAGCCTTGAAACAAACTGGCAAGACATACTAACTGTGCTTGAATGGTGCAGAAAGGTTCAGGGAGTATTCGGCGATATCCCTGTGCCAGAGGCATTCGCAAGTATTGCCGCAAAAGGACCAACAGCCGCACCTTCGAATGAGGAGTTATCCAAAAAACGGGACATAGCACTAACTGTTTTGGCTGATTTTGGAAAACGCTTTGAAAGTGAAATGAAGTATCAAAACCAGTTATTGAAAGACTTGGAAATCCAAGTTATAAGTGAACGAATCCAAGCCTTCCGTGACCGCGTGGATGACTTGCAGGTTTGGATTGACTTTAAAGACATAAAAAACCGTTTTGCACTGCGAGGTTTAGATCAGTTCTTTAACCGTCTAGTTGAACAGAAGATTCCAGCAACTGATTTGGTGCCTGTTTTTCGACGAGGTGTCTATCAGGAATGGATAAACAACCTCTACAATGAGGACCCTAAACTGGGCAGGTTCCGCAGAGAGAACCATGAGCAACTAATCGCTGACTTTAGAAAACTTGACCAAGAACTTATCCGTCTTACCTCAAGCATGGTTATTGAAGCAGCCAACAGCAGAAAACCCCAAGACATCCTAATCCAAGCCGCTGACACAGAAGCAAATATCCTGTCAAAAGAGGCAGCCAAGAAGAGGCGATTGATGCCAATCCGCACGCTCATGCAAAAGATACCAAACTTGCTAGTTAAGCTCAAGCCATGTCTGCTGATGAGTCCAATTTCAGTCAGCCAGTTCCTTCCGCCTGACGCGAAGTTTGATTTGGTTCTCTTTGATGAGGCTTCACAACTTGTTCCAGAAGATGCCATCGGCGCAATCTATCGGGGAAAAGCCGTTGTTGTAGCAGGCGATAATAGGCAGTTGCCGCCCACGTCGTTCTTCCAAAAGAACCTGCTTGATGACGTTGACTGGGATGAGCTAAGTGATGAAGACGTAGAAGTCTTCGACAGCATTCTAGACGAGTGTTTAGGTATCGGCTTGCCAGTTAAAACTCTTCGTTGGCACTACCGCAGTAAACATGAAGGGTTAATCGCGTTCTCAAATCACCGTTTCTACGATGACACACTGATTACATTCCCAGCGGCAACAGCGCAACATGACAGTTTAGGCGTAAAACTTGTCTACGTACCCGACGGAATCTATGATAGGGGCGGCAAAAGAGACAACCCAAGAGAAGCCGAAAAAGTAGCTGATTTAGTCTTTGAACACTTCAAAAACTACCCAAAGAAAACATTAGGTGTCGTAACATTCAGCATTGCACAAATGAACGCAGTTGAAGAAGCCATCGACCGCCGACTAAAAGAAGAACCAGAATTTGAGCAGTTCTTTAAGGAAGACCGCTTGGAAGGCTTTTTCGTTAAGAACTTGGAAAACGTGCAAGGTGACGAAAGGGATGTCATATTCTTCAGTGTTGGGTATGGTTATGATGAAAATGGCAAAATCACTATGAACTTTGGTCCACTAAATAAGCCAGGTGGAGAACGACGGTTAAATGTTGCAGTAACACGGGCACGCGAGAAAGTATTGTTGATTACTTCGATTAAAGGTTCAGATATTGATCCAGATGCTCAAGCGCTAGGCGTTCAAACACTACGCACCTACCTTGATTATGCCGAGCAAGGACCTGAAACTTATTCAGCCAAACGCAAAGATGGAGAGTTTGACTCAATGCTAGATGAAGACATCGCCGCTGAAATTAAAAAGATGGGCTATGATATTGTTCCGCAAGTAGGTTGTAGTGGATACAAGATAGACATAGGTGTGGTTGATCCTGTTAATCGGGGCAGTTTTCTGCTTGGTGTAGAATGCGATGGTGAAACATACAGGTCAATCAATAGCGCACGGGACCGCGACAGATTACGCGAACAAGTACTGAGGCAACTGGGCTGGCGTATTCACCGCGTTTGGTCTCCAGCTTGGGTTGCACGCCGCGACTCTGAAATCCGAAGATTAAAAGAAGCGCTTGAGCAAGCCCAAAAACAGCAGATAGAAAAGTTCTCTCAAATACCAATCGTTGACAAAGGTTCTGCGCCCTCAGTTGATGTTCAGAAAATCCAGTTTGCAGGAATCGAAAAGATTGGAGTGCCCTACAAAGTTCACCCGCTTAAAGCAACTTACAGTCCCTACATCAAGGTTACCACAGCAAAATCCACATACGATTCAAAACAGAAAAACCAATTCCACTTCCCGGAGAACCGTGCAAACCAAACCAAACTTCTATATGAACTCATACAAAACGAGGGACCAGTTCACTTTGATTATGCTGTTGAACGTTTAGCTGCCACATGGGGTATAAAGCAGGTTACTCCGAAAATTGCGCATGCCGTCAAAGAGGCATTAAACAATCTGATTCGGGAGCAAAAAGTTGTAATTAAAGGCAGGTTCCTCTGGCCCCCGCAACTTAAAGAAACTCCTATTCGTGTTCCGATACAGGGCGTTCCAGAGTCTAAACGTAAGGCTCAGTACATTCCACCCGAAGAGATTGAGGCAACTATGAAGATAATAGCGCAATATGCTTTAGGCATAAGCGACGATTCATTGATTAATGAAACAGCCAAAGTGTTTGGAATCAACCATTCAGGCAGTGAAGCTAAAGAAGTGTTCTCTGAAGTTCTAAAGAGGCTGATTAGGGAAAGAAAACTCGTCTGCAAAGATGACGGCGTAATTACCGCCGCTTAA